The following are from one region of the Streptomyces decoyicus genome:
- a CDS encoding GMC family oxidoreductase: MSREAPVDEFDYVVVGGGTAGAVVAARLSEDPAVTVCLLEAGPSDVGDENVLRLDRWMGLLESGYDWDYPVEPQENGNSFMRHARAKVLGGCSSHNSCIAFWTPAEDLDEWAAMGCTGWGAADCFPLFQRLETNDAPGDHHGRNGPVTLRTIPPNDPCGVALLEACAAAGIPTTPFNTGRTVVRGANWFQINCRPDGTRSSASVSYLHPVMGTRKNLDVRTGVQVKHLNFDSSRRCTGVDHLAPDLIHSRTVNARRETIVSCGAIDSPKLLMLSGVGPAGHLRATGIDPVIDSPGVGSYLQDHPEGVIMWDAKQPMVSSSTQWWEIGIFADTEPGLDRPDLMFHYGSVPFDMNTYRRGYPTSENAFCLTPNVTRARSLGTVRLRTRDFRDKPEVDPRYFTHEHDIRVMTHGLRLAREIISQTPMADWAGTELAPGPSTRSDAELFEYIRTTHNTVYHPACTVQMGAPDDRATPLDPQLRVKGVTGLRVADGSVMPFLPAVNPCITTMMIGEKCADMIRGTR; encoded by the coding sequence ATGTCCCGAGAGGCCCCTGTGGACGAGTTCGACTACGTCGTGGTCGGCGGCGGCACGGCCGGCGCCGTCGTGGCCGCCCGGCTCAGCGAGGACCCCGCCGTCACCGTCTGCCTCCTGGAGGCCGGCCCCTCCGACGTCGGTGACGAGAACGTGCTGCGCCTGGACCGCTGGATGGGGCTGCTGGAGTCCGGCTACGACTGGGACTACCCGGTCGAACCGCAGGAGAACGGCAACAGCTTCATGCGGCACGCCCGCGCCAAGGTGCTCGGCGGCTGCTCCTCGCACAACTCCTGTATCGCCTTCTGGACCCCCGCCGAGGACCTGGACGAATGGGCCGCGATGGGCTGTACGGGCTGGGGTGCGGCCGACTGCTTCCCGCTCTTCCAGCGGCTGGAGACCAACGACGCCCCCGGCGACCACCACGGCCGCAACGGCCCGGTGACCCTGCGCACCATCCCGCCGAACGACCCGTGCGGTGTGGCCCTCCTGGAGGCCTGCGCGGCAGCCGGCATCCCGACCACGCCGTTCAACACCGGCCGGACCGTCGTCCGGGGCGCGAACTGGTTCCAGATCAACTGCCGCCCGGACGGCACCCGTTCCTCCGCCTCGGTGTCCTACCTCCACCCCGTCATGGGCACCCGCAAGAACCTCGACGTGCGCACGGGGGTCCAGGTCAAGCACCTGAACTTCGACTCCTCCCGGCGCTGCACCGGTGTGGACCATCTCGCGCCCGACCTGATCCACAGCCGCACCGTCAACGCCCGCCGCGAGACCATCGTCTCCTGCGGCGCCATCGATTCCCCGAAACTCCTCATGCTCTCCGGCGTCGGCCCGGCCGGCCATCTGCGTGCCACCGGTATCGACCCGGTCATCGACTCCCCCGGCGTCGGCTCCTACCTCCAGGACCATCCGGAGGGCGTGATCATGTGGGACGCCAAGCAGCCCATGGTCAGCTCGTCCACCCAATGGTGGGAGATCGGCATCTTCGCCGACACCGAACCCGGCCTCGACCGCCCGGACCTGATGTTCCACTACGGTTCCGTGCCCTTCGACATGAACACCTACCGCCGCGGCTACCCCACCTCGGAGAACGCCTTCTGCCTCACCCCGAACGTCACCCGGGCCCGCTCACTGGGCACGGTGCGGCTGCGCACCCGCGACTTCCGCGACAAGCCCGAGGTCGACCCGCGCTACTTCACCCATGAGCACGACATCCGCGTCATGACCCACGGCCTGCGCCTGGCCCGCGAGATCATCTCCCAGACGCCCATGGCCGACTGGGCCGGCACCGAACTCGCCCCCGGCCCGTCCACCCGGTCCGACGCCGAGCTGTTCGAGTACATCCGCACCACGCACAACACGGTCTACCACCCCGCCTGCACCGTGCAGATGGGCGCCCCCGACGACCGGGCGACGCCGCTCGACCCCCAGCTGCGGGTCAAGGGCGTGACCGGTCTGCGGGTGGCCGACGGTTCGGTGATGCCGTTCCTGCCGGCCGTGAATCCCTGCATCACCACGATGATGATCGGGGAGAAGTGTGCGGACATGATCAGGGGCACCCGGTAG
- a CDS encoding APC family permease: protein MTDSESARPGTRADGSHDDDSLAELGYKPELKRTLGNFHTFAAGISYISILTGTFQLFYFGIAHGGPAYWWSWPMVFVGQLMVALCFCELAARYPVAGSIYNWAKQLGGPHIGWLGGWMMLTATMVSLSAVALAYQVTLPQISSWFQFIGDGTGQSAAENAVVLGTILIAFTTLVNAFGVKLMARINSAGVAIELIAAIVLVILLAAHVTRGPGVVVNTFGLGSGESLGYFGAFLTASLASAYVMYGFDTASSLGEESKDPGRNAPRAILRALIASFLIGGLILLFALLSVPDLHSKELSVDGLQFVVLSTLGSTIGQIVLWCVVIAITVCELAVHTAGIRLAFAMARDNNLPAASLLAKVSPRFQTPVLPAVVIGLVAIAILLINVNQPQIFSVITSIAIIMIYLAYLAVTLPMLVQRLRGNWTPAKGKFSLGRFGVPVNVLAVLWGFGMSLNLAWPRAAVYNATGPQHWYLRWGAFLFIGVVAIGGFAYYWFVQRKRTGVLATHAAVTPDIGSPGDSSTPTP, encoded by the coding sequence GTGACCGACTCCGAGTCCGCGCGCCCCGGCACCCGGGCCGACGGTTCGCACGACGACGATTCGCTCGCCGAGCTCGGCTACAAGCCGGAGCTGAAGCGCACGTTGGGCAACTTCCACACCTTCGCCGCCGGCATCAGCTACATCTCGATCCTCACCGGCACCTTCCAGCTGTTCTACTTCGGTATCGCCCACGGCGGGCCGGCCTACTGGTGGTCCTGGCCGATGGTCTTCGTCGGCCAGTTGATGGTGGCGCTGTGCTTCTGCGAGCTGGCCGCCCGCTACCCCGTGGCCGGGTCGATCTACAACTGGGCCAAGCAGCTCGGCGGCCCGCACATCGGCTGGCTCGGCGGCTGGATGATGCTGACCGCCACCATGGTCTCGCTGTCCGCGGTGGCGCTGGCGTACCAGGTGACGCTGCCGCAGATCTCGTCGTGGTTCCAGTTCATCGGCGACGGGACCGGCCAGTCCGCGGCCGAGAACGCCGTGGTGCTCGGCACGATCCTGATCGCCTTCACCACCCTGGTCAACGCCTTCGGCGTCAAGCTGATGGCGCGGATCAACTCCGCGGGCGTGGCGATCGAGCTGATCGCCGCCATCGTTCTGGTCATTCTGCTCGCCGCGCACGTCACCCGCGGCCCCGGCGTGGTGGTCAACACCTTCGGTCTGGGCAGCGGCGAGAGCCTCGGCTACTTCGGCGCGTTCCTGACCGCGTCACTGGCCTCGGCGTATGTCATGTACGGCTTCGACACCGCCTCTTCGCTCGGTGAGGAGTCCAAGGACCCCGGCCGCAACGCGCCCCGCGCCATCCTGCGGGCACTGATCGCGTCCTTCCTCATCGGCGGTCTGATCCTCCTCTTCGCCCTGCTCTCCGTGCCCGATCTGCACTCCAAGGAACTGTCCGTGGACGGCCTGCAATTCGTGGTGCTCTCCACGCTCGGCTCGACCATCGGGCAGATCGTGCTCTGGTGTGTGGTCATTGCGATCACCGTGTGCGAGCTGGCCGTGCACACCGCCGGCATCCGGCTGGCGTTCGCGATGGCCCGGGACAACAACCTCCCGGCCGCCTCCCTGCTCGCCAAGGTCAGCCCGCGCTTCCAGACACCGGTGCTGCCGGCCGTCGTCATCGGCCTGGTGGCGATCGCCATCCTCCTCATCAACGTGAACCAGCCGCAGATCTTCTCGGTGATCACCAGCATCGCGATCATCATGATCTATCTGGCGTATCTCGCGGTCACCCTGCCGATGCTGGTCCAACGGCTGCGCGGCAACTGGACGCCGGCCAAGGGAAAGTTCTCGCTGGGCAGGTTCGGCGTCCCGGTGAACGTCCTCGCCGTGCTCTGGGGCTTCGGGATGTCCCTCAACCTCGCCTGGCCGCGTGCCGCGGTGTACAACGCGACCGGCCCCCAGCACTGGTATCTGCGCTGGGGCGCCTTCTTGTTCATCGGTGTCGTGGCGATCGGTGGCTTCGCCTACTACTGGTTCGTCCAGCGCAAGCGCACGGGCGTGCTGGCCACCCACGCCGCCGTCACCCCCGACATCGGCAGCCCGGGCGACAGCAGCACCCCCACCCCCTGA
- a CDS encoding aldehyde dehydrogenase family protein, whose product MPELFIGGQWTAAADGQVREIRCPADGTLVATVDEGGPKDVAAAIGAARAAFDDGPWPQTPAAERGRLVLRVAELLERDKDALARAESLDTGKRLVESAYDMDDIANCFRYFGNLGAAGGTDRVVDAGAAEIDSQVRHEPVGVCTLITPWNYPLLQTAWKVAPALVTGNTFILKPSELTPHTAIHLMRLLAEAGLPDGAANLVLGTGQTVGAPLTEDPRVDMVSFTGGLLTGRRIMAAAAPTVKKIALELGGKNPNIVFADADFDTAVDYALMAVFLHSGQVCSAGARLLVQEELHDAFVDELVTRAQRIRLGGPFDEHARSGPLISAAHRAKIEAYVAAGLDEGAVLLCGGARPDDPSLANGFYYLPTVLDECTPDMSVVRDESFGPVLTVERFRSEEEAVSLANDTVYGLAGAVWTQDSERAHRVAARLRAGTVWINDFHPYVPQAEWGGMKQSGIGRELGPAGLAEYQEAKHIWRNTAPRPQRWFE is encoded by the coding sequence ATGCCGGAGCTGTTCATCGGAGGTCAGTGGACCGCAGCGGCCGACGGGCAGGTACGGGAGATCCGCTGCCCGGCGGACGGCACGCTGGTCGCGACCGTTGACGAGGGCGGACCGAAGGACGTGGCGGCGGCGATCGGGGCCGCTCGTGCGGCCTTCGACGACGGGCCGTGGCCGCAGACGCCGGCGGCCGAGCGCGGCCGGCTGGTCCTGCGCGTCGCCGAGCTGCTGGAGCGCGACAAGGACGCGCTGGCCAGGGCCGAGTCGCTGGACACCGGCAAGCGGCTGGTCGAGAGCGCATACGACATGGACGACATCGCCAACTGCTTCCGCTACTTCGGCAATCTCGGCGCGGCCGGCGGCACGGACCGGGTGGTGGACGCGGGCGCGGCGGAGATCGACAGCCAGGTGCGGCACGAGCCGGTCGGCGTCTGCACGCTGATCACCCCGTGGAACTACCCGCTGTTGCAGACCGCCTGGAAGGTCGCCCCCGCCCTGGTCACGGGCAACACCTTCATCCTGAAGCCCAGTGAGCTCACCCCGCACACCGCCATCCACCTCATGCGGCTGCTGGCCGAGGCCGGGCTGCCGGACGGCGCCGCCAATCTGGTGCTGGGCACCGGCCAGACCGTGGGCGCGCCGCTGACCGAGGACCCACGGGTGGACATGGTGTCGTTCACCGGCGGTCTGCTCACCGGCCGCCGCATCATGGCCGCGGCGGCGCCCACGGTGAAGAAGATCGCGCTGGAACTGGGCGGCAAGAACCCCAACATCGTCTTCGCGGACGCCGATTTCGACACCGCCGTCGACTACGCCCTGATGGCGGTCTTCCTGCACTCCGGGCAGGTCTGCTCGGCGGGCGCCCGGCTGCTCGTCCAGGAGGAACTGCACGATGCGTTCGTCGACGAGCTGGTCACCCGCGCCCAGCGGATCCGGCTCGGCGGGCCGTTCGACGAACACGCCCGGTCCGGCCCGCTGATCTCGGCCGCGCACCGCGCGAAGATCGAGGCGTATGTGGCGGCCGGGCTGGACGAGGGTGCCGTACTGCTCTGCGGTGGCGCGCGGCCCGACGATCCGTCGCTGGCGAACGGCTTCTACTACCTGCCGACCGTGCTGGACGAGTGCACCCCGGACATGTCCGTCGTCCGCGACGAGAGCTTCGGGCCGGTGCTGACCGTCGAGCGTTTCCGTAGCGAGGAGGAGGCGGTCTCGCTCGCCAACGACACCGTGTACGGGCTGGCCGGGGCGGTGTGGACGCAGGACAGCGAACGTGCCCACCGGGTCGCCGCCCGGCTGCGCGCGGGAACGGTGTGGATCAATGACTTCCATCCGTACGTGCCGCAGGCGGAGTGGGGCGGCATGAAGCAATCGGGCATCGGGCGCGAGCTGGGGCCGGCGGGACTGGCCGAGTACCAGGAGGCCAAGCACATCTGGCGCAATACCGCGCCGCGTCCGCAGAGGTGGTTCGAGTGA
- a CDS encoding DUF6314 family protein: MSSERGRGHGRGREPGQGPEPAPALGPHPVPDAAAYLSGRWSIERTVHDLRSAAEGSFRGTAEFRPDAAGEALLHIEEGQLTWGGTANPASRTLLLRPRPDGTAEIDFADGRPFHDLDLRTGSWTAVHPCAADRYEGTFTAVGADTWHLEWRVGGPAKDQLLRSVYRRLG; the protein is encoded by the coding sequence ATGAGCAGTGAGAGGGGCCGAGGGCACGGACGCGGACGGGAGCCGGGGCAGGGCCCGGAGCCGGCGCCGGCCCTCGGACCGCACCCCGTCCCCGATGCCGCGGCGTACCTCTCCGGCCGCTGGAGCATCGAGCGCACGGTGCACGACCTGCGGTCCGCCGCCGAGGGCAGCTTCCGCGGCACCGCCGAGTTCCGGCCCGACGCGGCGGGGGAGGCCCTGCTGCACATCGAGGAGGGGCAACTGACATGGGGCGGAACGGCGAATCCGGCGAGCCGCACCCTGCTGCTGCGGCCCCGGCCGGACGGCACCGCCGAGATCGACTTCGCCGACGGCCGGCCCTTCCACGACCTCGACCTCAGGACCGGCAGCTGGACCGCCGTCCACCCCTGTGCCGCGGACCGGTACGAGGGGACCTTCACCGCCGTCGGCGCGGACACCTGGCATCTGGAGTGGCGGGTCGGCGGGCCGGCGAAGGATCAGCTGCTGCGCTCGGTGTACCGGCGTCTGGGGTGA
- a CDS encoding PucR family transcriptional regulator — protein METSTTVPESVAALHAAIDALTDEVIGGLRAQLPSYAAVSVDQLRPRVLASLRNGLSLVQRWSEERRTPQGSGRDGDRTYAIPETHLDEVTALARSLPVEDIISAYRIGTDIVWRRFGEEMAARRGTAEDLLPIAETLRAWVDANTLRIVRSCRVGFEEDAMTDRRRAAQVRALLLGEVRWGTSPSGGGAWGTGSADDRPSGGYPEDGEAAADGWCDRGALRLPFRARLPGVAPPGGPVRTPEPGPAPYATGHPGPGDGAFDRIVALLRPWLALDGTGKPLVTTVDGDVAGLLAGRPGGLCRGLVLGLGAPAPASGLAAEFTRATQALRAAAGFGLVGAFTRDELGLRATVVALPAVGEALVGLRLAPLAERGEDGAQLEEAAAAYLEQGLRLEAAARTLYVHPNTLRNRLRRFEEITGTSLRDPADLAEVWWALTHRRIHGPAS, from the coding sequence GTGGAGACTTCCACAACGGTGCCGGAGTCCGTCGCCGCGCTGCACGCCGCAATCGACGCCCTCACCGACGAGGTCATCGGCGGCCTGCGGGCCCAACTCCCCTCCTACGCCGCGGTATCGGTGGACCAGCTCCGTCCACGGGTGCTGGCGTCCCTGCGCAACGGCCTGTCACTGGTGCAGCGGTGGTCCGAGGAGCGGCGGACACCACAGGGCTCCGGGCGCGATGGCGACCGGACGTACGCCATCCCGGAGACCCATCTCGACGAGGTGACGGCCCTGGCCCGCTCACTGCCCGTCGAGGACATCATCTCCGCCTACCGGATCGGAACGGACATCGTCTGGCGGCGGTTCGGCGAGGAGATGGCGGCCCGCCGCGGCACCGCCGAGGACCTGCTGCCGATCGCCGAGACGCTCCGCGCCTGGGTCGACGCCAACACCCTGCGCATCGTCCGCAGCTGCCGGGTCGGCTTCGAGGAAGACGCGATGACGGACCGTCGGCGTGCCGCGCAGGTCCGCGCCCTGCTGCTCGGCGAGGTGCGGTGGGGCACGTCGCCTTCCGGAGGCGGCGCGTGGGGCACCGGGTCTGCCGACGACCGCCCGTCCGGCGGATACCCCGAGGACGGGGAGGCTGCGGCGGACGGCTGGTGCGACCGCGGCGCGCTCCGCCTCCCCTTCCGCGCGCGCCTGCCCGGAGTCGCGCCGCCCGGCGGCCCGGTCCGCACCCCCGAGCCCGGCCCCGCCCCGTATGCCACCGGCCACCCCGGCCCCGGCGACGGCGCCTTCGACCGGATCGTCGCCCTGCTGCGCCCCTGGCTCGCCCTGGACGGGACGGGGAAGCCTCTGGTCACGACCGTGGACGGGGATGTAGCGGGGCTGCTGGCCGGGCGTCCGGGCGGGTTGTGCCGCGGCCTGGTCCTGGGACTGGGCGCCCCGGCCCCCGCGTCCGGGCTCGCAGCGGAGTTCACCCGGGCCACTCAGGCGCTCCGGGCCGCCGCCGGTTTCGGACTCGTCGGGGCGTTCACCCGTGACGAGCTGGGGCTGCGGGCCACGGTCGTGGCGCTCCCGGCCGTGGGGGAGGCGCTGGTGGGACTGCGCCTGGCGCCGCTTGCCGAACGGGGCGAGGACGGCGCCCAGTTGGAGGAAGCAGCGGCCGCCTATCTGGAGCAGGGGCTGCGACTGGAGGCCGCCGCGCGCACCCTCTACGTGCACCCCAACACCCTGCGCAACCGGCTCCGGCGGTTCGAGGAGATCACCGGCACCAGCCTGCGTGACCCGGCCGACCTCGCGGAGGTCTGGTGGGCGCTGACACACCGCAGGATCCACGGGCCGGCGAGTTGA
- a CDS encoding class I SAM-dependent methyltransferase — translation MTTEQSELSTVPVPSPTTEEMVRANQANWDARTPVHVASEFYGLDGSRTAEHWFAPFEWTDLGELTGRDVLHLQCHLGTETAAFAERGAAHTVGLDFSAAAVAAARRLAAEAGRNVEFVQSDVHRAVEALDGRRFDVIYTGKGALCYLPDLATWAGIVSSLLRPGGTFYLVEFHPLLDALGPTPSPDRQELRLHHDYLGGRGPLRSDTPSTYTDGPPVQGATTSYEWRHGLGEVISAVIGAGLTVQLVRETELLPWKRFDAMVPSENGWWRLPPSEPIVPLLYALRAVKA, via the coding sequence ATGACCACTGAGCAGAGTGAGCTGTCGACCGTCCCCGTACCGTCGCCCACCACCGAGGAGATGGTGCGCGCCAACCAGGCGAACTGGGACGCCCGTACCCCTGTCCATGTGGCGAGCGAGTTCTACGGCCTGGACGGTTCCCGGACCGCCGAGCACTGGTTCGCGCCGTTCGAGTGGACGGATCTGGGCGAGCTGACCGGGCGGGACGTCCTGCATCTGCAATGCCATCTGGGCACCGAGACGGCCGCGTTCGCCGAGCGGGGCGCCGCGCACACGGTCGGGCTCGACTTCTCCGCGGCGGCGGTCGCGGCGGCGCGGCGGCTCGCCGCGGAGGCCGGACGGAATGTGGAGTTCGTGCAGTCGGATGTCCACCGGGCCGTGGAGGCGCTGGACGGGCGCCGGTTCGATGTGATCTACACGGGCAAGGGCGCGCTGTGCTACCTGCCGGATCTGGCCACCTGGGCCGGGATCGTCAGCTCGCTGCTGCGGCCCGGCGGGACGTTCTATCTGGTCGAGTTCCATCCGCTGCTCGATGCCCTCGGCCCGACGCCGAGTCCGGACCGGCAGGAACTCCGCCTCCACCATGACTACTTGGGCGGCCGCGGCCCGCTCAGGAGCGACACGCCGTCCACATACACCGACGGCCCGCCCGTGCAGGGTGCCACGACGAGTTACGAGTGGCGGCACGGCCTCGGGGAGGTCATCTCCGCTGTGATCGGCGCGGGGCTGACCGTTCAACTGGTCCGGGAGACCGAGCTGCTGCCGTGGAAGCGGTTCGATGCGATGGTGCCGTCCGAGAACGGCTGGTGGCGCCTTCCGCCGTCGGAGCCGATCGTTCCGCTGCTGTACGCGCTGCGGGCGGTGAAGGCCTGA
- a CDS encoding TetR/AcrR family transcriptional regulator yields MTDTRRRRMPRPVREQQIIDAAIRVFAKRGYHAASVDEIAELAGISKPMVYLYLDSKEGLFLACLRREAERLVAALRAAAGPAHPPELRLRAGLLAFFTFVTEHRDSWVVLHRQASELSPAIAAELRRTRQAVMTEVSGLVRTGGPESSGPACPDDEADFVTYTLVGAADSLTDWMTLHPDEPPERITLRLMNMVWVGMRNVLDGEVWETPAEEPQGRPARQGVLARSPARRVQEGDDH; encoded by the coding sequence ATGACTGACACACGCAGGCGACGCATGCCCAGGCCGGTCCGGGAACAGCAGATCATCGACGCCGCGATCCGGGTCTTCGCCAAGCGCGGCTACCACGCCGCCTCGGTCGACGAGATCGCCGAACTCGCCGGAATCTCCAAGCCGATGGTCTATCTCTACCTCGACTCCAAGGAGGGGCTCTTCCTCGCCTGTCTGCGACGTGAGGCCGAGCGTCTGGTGGCCGCATTACGCGCAGCCGCGGGCCCAGCCCACCCTCCCGAGCTGCGGCTCCGGGCCGGGCTGCTGGCGTTCTTCACCTTCGTCACCGAACACCGCGACAGCTGGGTGGTGCTGCACCGCCAGGCCTCGGAGCTGAGTCCGGCGATCGCGGCGGAGCTGCGCCGGACCCGGCAGGCGGTGATGACGGAGGTCTCCGGGCTGGTCCGGACCGGCGGCCCGGAGAGCTCCGGGCCCGCCTGCCCCGACGACGAGGCCGACTTCGTGACGTACACCCTGGTCGGGGCCGCGGACTCGCTCACCGACTGGATGACACTCCATCCGGACGAGCCCCCGGAGCGGATCACTCTGCGACTGATGAACATGGTGTGGGTGGGGATGCGCAATGTGCTCGACGGAGAGGTGTGGGAGACGCCGGCCGAGGAGCCGCAGGGGCGCCCGGCGCGCCAGGGCGTACTGGCCCGCTCGCCCGCCCGGCGGGTACAAGAGGGGGATGACCACTGA
- a CDS encoding multicopper oxidase domain-containing protein — MAWWRPVPPGLSCAAAAALGPVTAAAGPATPAEAADGGRAVAAGEVKHLKLYAGKLADGRRGYGLEKGKASVPGPLVELVEGDTLHIEFENTMEVEASLHVHGLDYDVASDGTKMSHSSVEPGGTRTYTWRTHAPGRRKGGSWRPGSAGYWHYHDHAVGTEHGTCGIRAGMYGPVVVRRAGDPLPDRQFTIVFNDMTINNLPAGPDFRATVGERIEIIMITHGEYYHTFHVHGHRWADNRTGLLEGPADPSRVIDTKITGPADSFGFQIVAGEGVGAGAWMYHCHVQSHSDMGMAGLLLIAKPDGTIPGHDGHDGRAGHDLAD, encoded by the coding sequence GTGGCGTGGTGGCGGCCCGTACCCCCCGGTCTCAGTTGCGCCGCCGCGGCGGCGCTCGGACCGGTCACCGCGGCCGCGGGCCCCGCCACCCCGGCCGAGGCCGCCGACGGCGGACGGGCGGTGGCCGCGGGTGAGGTGAAGCATCTGAAGCTGTACGCCGGGAAGCTGGCCGACGGCAGGCGGGGATACGGGCTGGAGAAGGGCAAGGCCTCCGTCCCCGGCCCGCTCGTCGAACTCGTCGAGGGCGACACCCTGCACATCGAGTTCGAGAACACCATGGAGGTCGAGGCGAGCCTGCACGTCCATGGCCTCGACTACGACGTGGCCAGCGACGGAACCAAGATGAGCCACAGCTCCGTCGAGCCCGGCGGCACCCGCACCTACACCTGGCGCACCCATGCGCCGGGCAGACGCAAGGGCGGCAGCTGGCGGCCCGGGAGCGCCGGCTACTGGCACTACCACGATCATGCGGTCGGCACCGAGCACGGCACCTGTGGTATCCGGGCCGGTATGTACGGCCCGGTCGTCGTGCGCCGGGCCGGTGACCCCCTGCCCGACCGGCAGTTCACCATCGTCTTCAACGACATGACGATCAACAACCTGCCGGCCGGGCCCGACTTCCGGGCGACCGTGGGCGAGCGGATCGAGATCATCATGATCACGCACGGGGAGTACTACCACACCTTCCATGTGCACGGTCATCGCTGGGCGGACAACCGCACCGGCCTCCTCGAAGGCCCCGCCGACCCCAGCCGGGTCATCGACACCAAGATCACCGGACCCGCCGACTCCTTCGGCTTCCAGATCGTCGCCGGCGAAGGTGTCGGGGCGGGCGCCTGGATGTATCACTGCCATGTCCAGAGCCACTCCGACATGGGGATGGCCGGACTTCTCCTGATCGCCAAACCTGATGGGACGATTCCCGGTCATGACGGTCATGACGGACGCGCCGGCCACGATCTGGCTGATTGA
- a CDS encoding SAM-dependent methyltransferase, with protein sequence MSQESQPQAGGVDVSIPSVARMYDYYLGGKDNYAVDREACEELSKVVPSTQVLAINNRRFLQRVVRWLAREHGIRQFIDHGSGLPTQDNVHQVAQQVDPESRVVYVDNDPIVLAHGRALLEENANTAVIQADMRDTDGILSSPEVERLINFDEPVAALFVSVLHCIPDADDPAGLIKRVADRLVPGSFLVVCQLVSEDAATRDFVTEFMRVSTHGQWGRVRQAHELAGFLEGLEVQEPGLVEVSTWKPDADIGPKQLTQEWIEFGGVARKV encoded by the coding sequence ATGAGCCAGGAATCACAACCGCAGGCCGGTGGCGTTGATGTCAGCATCCCGAGTGTGGCGCGGATGTACGACTACTACCTGGGTGGCAAGGACAACTACGCCGTCGACCGCGAGGCCTGCGAAGAGTTGAGCAAGGTCGTACCGAGCACCCAGGTGCTGGCGATCAACAACCGACGCTTTCTCCAGCGGGTGGTCCGCTGGCTGGCTCGCGAACACGGCATCCGGCAGTTCATCGACCACGGATCAGGCCTGCCGACCCAGGACAACGTCCACCAGGTCGCCCAGCAGGTCGACCCGGAATCCCGCGTGGTGTACGTCGACAACGACCCCATCGTCCTGGCGCACGGCCGCGCACTGCTGGAGGAGAACGCCAACACCGCCGTCATCCAGGCGGACATGCGCGACACCGACGGCATCCTCAGCAGCCCCGAGGTCGAGCGGCTGATCAATTTCGATGAGCCCGTCGCCGCGCTGTTCGTCTCGGTCCTCCACTGCATACCCGATGCTGATGACCCGGCCGGGCTGATCAAGAGGGTCGCCGACCGGCTGGTGCCCGGCAGCTTCCTGGTGGTGTGTCAGCTCGTCAGCGAGGACGCCGCCACCCGCGACTTCGTCACCGAATTCATGCGGGTCAGCACCCACGGCCAGTGGGGCCGGGTGCGGCAGGCCCATGAGCTGGCGGGGTTCCTGGAAGGGCTGGAGGTCCAGGAGCCGGGTCTGGTCGAGGTCTCCACCTGGAAGCCGGATGCGGACATCGGCCCCAAGCAACTCACCCAGGAGTGGATCGAGTTCGGCGGCGTCGCCCGCAAGGTGTAG